The genomic window TGCGCCGCAAGGCCCGCAGCCTCGCGGTGCAGGCCCTGTACTCCTGGCAGATGGCTGGCCAGCCGCTCAACGAGATCGAGGCGACCTTCCGCACCGACAACGATTTCAGCGATGTCGACGGCGCCTACTTCCACGAGATCCTGCACGGCGTGCCGCGCCTGAAGAGCGACCTGGACGAGGAATTCACCCCGTGCCTGGATCGCCCGCTGGATGAAATCGACCCGGTGGAACTGGCCATCCTGCGCCTGGCTACCTATGAGCTGCGCAACCGCCTGGACGTGCCGTACAAGGTCGTCATCAACGAAGGTATCGAGCTGGCCAAGACCTTCGGCGCCACCGACGGACACAAGTTCGTCAACGGCGTGCTGGACAAGCTCGCTCCGCGCCTGCGGGCAGCGGAACTGCGCGGCGCCAAGCGCTGAGACCCTGTCCATGCTCCTACTGCGAGACCGTGATCGGAACTCATGCGCTGCTCTTCGTTCCGCTGGCGGCCTCTCGCTACAGAGCCTGGACCGGTTCTGAGCATGGGTGAGTTCGAGCTGATCCGTCGCTACTTCGCCTCGGCCGCCTGTGCGGCCGGCGGCGAGGCAGTGGCCTTGGGGATCGGCGACGACTGTGCGCTCCTTGCGCCCAAGGCCGGCGAACAGCTGGCAATCTCCACCGATACCCTGGTCGTCGGCGTGCATTTCCCGGACGTCTGCGATCCCTTCCTGCTCGGCCAGCGCGCCCTGGCGGTGTCCGCCAGCGACCTGGCGGCCATGGGCGCCGCGCCCATCGGCTTCACCCTCGCCCTGACCCTACCCGAGGCCGACCCGGCCTGGCTGGAGGGGTTTGCCCGTGGTTTGAACCAGAAGGCGCAGGAATGCGCGCTGGCGCTGATCGGCGGCGATACCACCCGTGGCCCGCTGGCGATGACCGTCACGGTATTCGGCGGCGTGCCCGCCGGGCAGGCGCTGACCCGCGCCGGCGCGCGACCGGGCGACCTGCTCTGTGTCGGCGGCCCGCTGGGCGAGGCGGGCGGGGCGTTGCCGCTGGTGCTGGGCGAGATGAGCGCCGAGCCCTGGATTGCCGAGCCGCTGCTGGCGCGCTACTGGTCGCCGCAGCCGCAACTGGACTTCGGCCAGGCATTGCGCGGCAAGGCCACGGCGGCGCTGGATATTTCCGACGGGCTGCTGGCCGACTGCGGCCATATCGCCCGCGCCTCCGGCGTGGCGCTCGTGGTGGAGGCCGACAGGCTGCCGGAAAGCCCGGCGCTGCACGCCCTGCTCGGCGCGGAACGCGCGCTGCAACTCAAGCTGGGCGCCGGCGACGATTACGTGCTGGCCTTTACCCTGCCCGCCGAGCACCTGCCGGCGCTTTCGGCGAACTGGCCGGCCCTGCGCATGGTCGGTAGGGTGGAAGCCGGTTCGGGCGTGCGCGTGCTCGATGGCGCTGGCGCCGACATCACGCCGCGTCAGGGCGGCTATCTGCATTTCATGGAGTGACCGTGACAGAACACCCCGATCAGGCCCCGGCCCAACCCGTGCCCCATTCGGTATGGCGCAATCCCTGGCACTTCCTGGCCTTCGGCTTCGGCTCGGGCACCTTGCCCAAGGCGCCAGGCACCTGGGGTTCGCTGGTTGCGCTACCCTTCATACCACTGTGGCAGATGCTGCCGGACTGGGGTTACTGGCTGATGCTGGGCGTCACCATGCTGTTCGGCTTCTGGCTGTGCGGCAAGGTCGCCGACGATCTGCGCGTGCACGACCATGAAGGCATCGTCTGGGACGAAATGGTCGGCATGTGGATCACCCTCTGGCTGGTGCCGGAAGGCTGGTGGTGGTTGCTGGTGGGTTTCGTGGTGTTCCGCATCGTCGACATCGCCAAGCCCTGGCCGATCAGCTGGATCGACCGCAACGTCCACGGCGGCGTCGGCATCATGCTCGATGACGTGCTGGCCGGTGTCTTCGCCTGGCTGGTGATGCAAGGCCTGACATGGGGTTGGGCCCACTGGCTGATCTGAGGACGAGCGATGCGCCGACTGCTGTGCCTGCTCCTCTGCCTGTGCTGGCTGCCGGCGCTTTCCACCCCCTCGGCCCTGGCCGCCGAAACGCCCGCCGGGCTGCCGGCGGAGATCCGCGTGGTCAGCGAGGTCTGGATCAACTACAGCCAGGCCGACGGCCGTGGCCTGGCCTGGGACCTGCTGCGGGCGATCTACGAGCCCGCGGGCGTGCGCCTGAGCCTGCGCAGCGAACCCTACGTGCGCTCGGTCGGGCTGGTGCAGCGCGGCGAAGCGGATGCCTGGGTCGGCTCCTACCGCAATGAAATCGACCACGTCATCTATCCGCACTGGCCCTATGACGTCGACCCCATCGGCGCGCTGGGCCTGAAGACGTCGGCCGCCCCGACCCTGGCCACGCTGGACCGCTACCGCCTGGCGTGGATGCGCGGCTATGCCTTCGATCGCTACCTGGACCACCTCAAGCAGCGCAACGAACTGCAACGCCGCAGCTCCGCGCTGCCGATGCTCGACGGCCACCGCATCGACTACTTCATCGATGCGCGGCCGGAGCTGGAAGAGATGATCGCGGCGACGGGTGTCGACGCCAGCGCGTACCGCATCACCGATGTCGGCTCGATTCCGCTGTATCTTGGTTTCGCCAACAATGACCGTGGGCGTGCGCTGGCGAAACTCTACGATTCGCGCATGCAGGCCCTCTACCGCAGCGGCGAGCTGGAGCGCCTCTTCGCCCGCTGGCACTGGCCCTACGCCCCGCTGAAACCGTTGCTGCCGCCCAAGGAGTGATCGCATGCGCCTGTCTGCCCTGATCTGCCTGTCCCTCTGCTCCCTCGCCGCCGTGGCGGCGCCCCAGGTGCAGGTGGTCGGTCTGTTTCCCGGCGCCGCGGTGCTCAGCGTCGACGGCCAGCGCAAGCTGGTGAAGGTCGGGCAGACGGGCCCGGAAGGCATCCAGGTGGTCAGCGCCGACAGCCACAAGGCGGTGTTGCGCGTGGGGGGCGTCGA from Pseudomonas sp. GCEP-101 includes these protein-coding regions:
- a CDS encoding substrate-binding periplasmic protein → MRRLLCLLLCLCWLPALSTPSALAAETPAGLPAEIRVVSEVWINYSQADGRGLAWDLLRAIYEPAGVRLSLRSEPYVRSVGLVQRGEADAWVGSYRNEIDHVIYPHWPYDVDPIGALGLKTSAAPTLATLDRYRLAWMRGYAFDRYLDHLKQRNELQRRSSALPMLDGHRIDYFIDARPELEEMIAATGVDASAYRITDVGSIPLYLGFANNDRGRALAKLYDSRMQALYRSGELERLFARWHWPYAPLKPLLPPKE
- the thiL gene encoding thiamine-phosphate kinase is translated as MGEFELIRRYFASAACAAGGEAVALGIGDDCALLAPKAGEQLAISTDTLVVGVHFPDVCDPFLLGQRALAVSASDLAAMGAAPIGFTLALTLPEADPAWLEGFARGLNQKAQECALALIGGDTTRGPLAMTVTVFGGVPAGQALTRAGARPGDLLCVGGPLGEAGGALPLVLGEMSAEPWIAEPLLARYWSPQPQLDFGQALRGKATAALDISDGLLADCGHIARASGVALVVEADRLPESPALHALLGAERALQLKLGAGDDYVLAFTLPAEHLPALSANWPALRMVGRVEAGSGVRVLDGAGADITPRQGGYLHFME
- a CDS encoding phosphatidylglycerophosphatase A family protein, coding for MTEHPDQAPAQPVPHSVWRNPWHFLAFGFGSGTLPKAPGTWGSLVALPFIPLWQMLPDWGYWLMLGVTMLFGFWLCGKVADDLRVHDHEGIVWDEMVGMWITLWLVPEGWWWLLVGFVVFRIVDIAKPWPISWIDRNVHGGVGIMLDDVLAGVFAWLVMQGLTWGWAHWLI
- the nusB gene encoding transcription antitermination factor NusB — translated: MRRKARSLAVQALYSWQMAGQPLNEIEATFRTDNDFSDVDGAYFHEILHGVPRLKSDLDEEFTPCLDRPLDEIDPVELAILRLATYELRNRLDVPYKVVINEGIELAKTFGATDGHKFVNGVLDKLAPRLRAAELRGAKR